A region from the Hylaeus volcanicus isolate JK05 chromosome 6, UHH_iyHylVolc1.0_haploid, whole genome shotgun sequence genome encodes:
- the LOC128878765 gene encoding DAZ-associated protein 2-like isoform X4: MTDKKVSGATPYGVFPNQPQLYAAQGPPPPTYDQTLTHPMMYQPMYGQGYPGYLANACYPAYGPLQYYPPLAAAAAYYPAAAMQPPVRPPTLVMPNGFDATNRFDSISQPVLPPPPTVPNAAQLAAMASHSVAISQKKNFLGGGTDGGYTFW; the protein is encoded by the exons TTTCAGGTGCCACACCGTACGGAGTGTTTCCTAATCAACCACAACTGTACGCAGCGCAAGGACCGCCGCCGCCGACATACGATCAGACTCTTACGCATCCTATG ATGTATCAACCAATGTACGGTCAAGGATACCCAGGATACTTAGCGAATGCATGTTATCCTGCATACGGGCCATTGCAATATTATCCGCCATTAGCTGCAGCTGCAGCGTACTACCCTGCAGCGGCGATGCAGCCTCCAGTTAGGCCCCCCACACTCGTGATGCCT AATGGTTTCGACGCTACCAATCGATTCGATAGCATCTCGCAACCCGTCTTGCCACCGCCCCCAACAGTTCCAAATGCCGCCCAACTAGCTGCAATGGCTAGCCACAGTGTCGCTATATCGCAAAAGAAAAACTTCCTAGGAGGAGGAACAGATGGCGGTTACACCTTTTGGTAA
- the LOC128878765 gene encoding DAZ-associated protein 2-like isoform X3, translating into MTDKKAYPVTPHPPTGFVPAPTQPATYGGALSGATPYGVFPNQPQLYAAQGPPPPTYDQTLTHPMMYQPMYGQGYPGYLANACYPAYGPLQYYPPLAAAAAYYPAAAMQPPVRPPTLVMPNGFDATNRFDSISQPVLPPPPTVPNAAQLAAMASHSVAISQKKNFLGGGTDGGYTFW; encoded by the exons CATACCCGGTGACACCTCATCCACCAACAGGTTTTGTCCCTGCGCCGACACAGCCTGCTACCTACGGTGGTGCAC TTTCAGGTGCCACACCGTACGGAGTGTTTCCTAATCAACCACAACTGTACGCAGCGCAAGGACCGCCGCCGCCGACATACGATCAGACTCTTACGCATCCTATG ATGTATCAACCAATGTACGGTCAAGGATACCCAGGATACTTAGCGAATGCATGTTATCCTGCATACGGGCCATTGCAATATTATCCGCCATTAGCTGCAGCTGCAGCGTACTACCCTGCAGCGGCGATGCAGCCTCCAGTTAGGCCCCCCACACTCGTGATGCCT AATGGTTTCGACGCTACCAATCGATTCGATAGCATCTCGCAACCCGTCTTGCCACCGCCCCCAACAGTTCCAAATGCCGCCCAACTAGCTGCAATGGCTAGCCACAGTGTCGCTATATCGCAAAAGAAAAACTTCCTAGGAGGAGGAACAGATGGCGGTTACACCTTTTGGTAA
- the LOC128878766 gene encoding protein FAM136A-like has product MVEEQRRRVEEYMNNMVEEIDKSYLRKMQGDMHRCAATCCDNEVYSVQKVHNCIENCSTSLNKAQQYIQKEFERSQNRLQRCILDCNDKIKDKMGPNPTQKEVDRYSEDFEKCATKCVDNYCEILPSLEKTMKKVLSNKSYE; this is encoded by the exons atggttGAGGAACAAAGGAGACGAGTCGAAGAGTATATGAATAATATGGTGGAAGAAATTGATAAGTCGTACCTGAGAAAAATGCAG GGTGACATGCATAGATGTGCCGCAACTTGTTGCGATAACGAGGTTTACAGCGTGCAAAAAGTACataattgtatagaaaattGTAGTACTTCTTTGAATAAAGCCCAACAGTATATTCAAAAGGAATTTGAAAGATCTCAG AATCGATTACAAAGATGCATATTGGATtgcaatgataaaataaaagataaaatggGACCAAATCCGACGCAGAAGGAAGTAGACAGGTACAGTGAAGATTTTGAGAAATGTGCCACAAAATGTGTAGATAATTATTGTGAAATATTACCTAGTTTagagaaaacaatgaaaaaagttttatcTAATAAATCGTATGAATAA
- the LOC128878763 gene encoding ATP synthase subunit beta, mitochondrial — translation MLSAVSKAAAGALRAVKPTLLQNETAKVSGILSVNSRDYAKAASAKSGAQGKVVAVIGAVVDVQFDDDLPPILNALEVQNRTPRLVLEVAQHLGENTVRTIAMDGTEGLVRGQVVLDSGYPIRIPVGAETLGRIINVIGEPIDERGPIPTDKLAPIHADAPEFVEMSVEQEILVTGIKVVDLLAPYARGGKIGLFGGAGVGKTVLIMELINNVAKAHGGYSVFAGVGERTREGNDLYQEMIESGVISLKDKTSKVALVYGQMNEPPGARARVALTGLTVAEYFRDQEGQDVLLFIDNIFRFTQAGSEVSALLGRIPSAVGYQPTLATDMGSMQERITTTKKGSITSVQAIYVPADDLTDPAPATTFAHLDATTVLSRAIAELGIYPAVDPLDSTSRIMDPNIIGAEHYNVARGVQKILQDYKSLQDIIAILGMDELSEEDKLTVARARKIQRFLSQPFQVAEVFTGHAGKLVPLEETIKGFQKILGGEYDHLPEVAFYMVGPIEEVVAKAETLAKQ, via the exons ATGTTGAGTGCTGTATCGAAGGCGGCCGCTGGGGCCTTGAGGGCCGTCAAACCTACTCTTCTTCAAAATGAAACTGCTAAAGTATCCGGAATACTATCCGTAAACA gCAGGGATTATGCAAAAGCTGCGAGTGCTAAAAGCGGTGCACAAGGAAAGGTTGTAGCTGTTATCGGTGCGGTCGTTGATGTACAATTCGATGATGATCTGCCACCAATTCTTAATGCCTTGGAGGTTCAAAATCGCACCCCCAGACTAGTCCTTGAAGTAGCTCAGCATCTTGGAGAGAACACTGTACGCACCATTGCTATGGATg GTACCGAAGGTCTGGTTCGCGGCCAAGTTGTATTGGATTCTGGATACCCTATCCGTATTCCCGTTGGTGCCGAGACTTTGGGTCGCATTATCAATGTTATCGGTGAACCAATCGACGAGCGTGGTCCTATCCCTACCGACAAACTTGCCCCCATCCACGCAGACGCTCCCGAATTCGTAGAAATGTCAGTCGAACAGGAGATTCTGGTAACTGGAATCAAAGTTGTCGATCTCCTTGCTCCTTATGCCAGGGGTGGCAAAATtg GTTTGTTCGGCGGTGCAGGCGTCGGAAAAACTGTATTAATTATGGAGTTAATCAACAATGTAGCCAAGGCTCATGGTGGTTACTCTGTATTCGCTGGCGTGGGTGAGCGAACACGCGAGGGTAACGATTTGTACCAAGAAATGATCGAATCTGGTGTTATTTCGCTGAAGGATAAGACCTCCAAAGTAGCTCTGGTATACGGACAAATGAACGAACCACCAGGCGCTCGTGCTCGTGTCGCCTTGACTGGTTTAACCGTCGCTGAATATTTCCGCGATCAAGAAGGACAAGACGTATTGTTGTTCATCGATAATATCTTCAGGTTTACTCAAGCTGGCTCGgaa gtATCCGCTTTGCTGGGTCGTATTCCATCTGCTGTAGGTTATCAACCAACCTTGGCAACTGATATGGGTAGCATGCAGGAACGTATTACGACAACAAAGAAGGGATCTATCACTTCCGTGCAGGCTATTTACGTGCCTGCCGATGACTTGACCGATCCTGCTCCTGCAACCACATTTGCTCACTTGGACGCTACCACTGTATTGTCTCGAGCTATTGCTGAGCttg GTATCTACCCCGCTGTCGATCCTCTTGACTCTACTTCCCGTATTATGGATCCCAACATTATCGGTGCGGAGCATTATAACGTTGCTCGCGGTGTGCAGAAAATCTTGCAAGATTATAAATCACTTCAAGATATTATTGCTATCTTGGGTATGGACGAGTTGTCTGAAGAAGACAAACTCACTGTAGCGCGTGCGCGTAAAATTCAGAGGTTCTTGTCTCAACCATTCCag GTTGCTGAGGTGTTCACTGGCCACGCCGGAAAATTGGTACCATTAGAAGAAACAATTAAAGGATTCCAAAAGATTTTAGGTGGCGAATACGATCATCTTCCAGAAGTTGCATTCTACATGGTCGGTCCAATTGAAGAAGTAGTAGCAAAGGCAGAAACGTTGGCCAAGCAATAA